One genomic window of Camelina sativa cultivar DH55 chromosome 5, Cs, whole genome shotgun sequence includes the following:
- the LOC104788919 gene encoding F-box protein At2g38590-like, producing MISNLPSVLIEEIFCRVPLKSLRAVRLACKSWNTLSKSRSFRKLYIGKKETREEEPTMIAMMNFDVHLMRLVVDDVNPSIKFKRKPSRLFDEQVKISQVFHCEGLLLCIFKDDDSKFVVWNPYSGKTRWIEPRYSHRPKGWDRFSYALGYENKKFCSGVKFLRFIDYFSKAPENQFFWYEIYDFDSDSWTSLDVTPNWCIMFGSLGVNFKGNTYWCATKRNLYNDSDLVDHIICFDFTRERFGPLLALPPSVWDHEYEYVTLSCVREEKLAALFQHYETEWNEFEIWITTKIDVEMVSWSKFLRMETGTRLHDLPHIYEGFFIDEEKKLAMGFEDEYDRRTFIIIGEAGYVRKFDIGVDVDRECWPHGCGSYVPSLVRIKKPARGKRKRQSSLEKRRFDQNKSRLEAFEKLGV from the coding sequence ATGATCTCCAATCTTCCAAGCGTTTTGATAGAGGAGATCTTCTGTAGGGTTCCTTTGAAATCTTTGAGAGCAGTGAGACTTGCTTGCAAAAGTTGGAACACTCTATCCAAAAGTAGGAGCTTTAGGAAGTTGTACATtggtaaaaaagaaacaagagaagagGAGCCTACGATGATCGCGATGATGAATTTCGATGTTCATTTAATGAGGTTAGTCGTCGACGACGTTAATCCATCTATAAAGTTTAAACGTAAACCTAGTCGTCTCTTTGACGAACAAGTCAAGATATCTCAAGTCTTTCACTGTGAGGGTTTATTGTTATGCATCTTCAAAGACGACGATAGTAAGTTTGTGGTTTGGAATCCGTATAGCGGGAAAACAAGGTGGATCGAACCAAGATACTCTCATCGTCCAAAGGGATGGGACAGGTTCAGTTATGCTCTTGGATACGAGAATAAGAAATTTTGTTCTGGAGTTAAATTCTTGAGGTTTATAGATTATTTCAGCAAAGCACCcgaaaaccaatttttttggtatgagataTACGATTTTGACTCTGATTCATGGACAAGTCTTGATGTCACTCCAAATTGGTGCATAATGTTTGGTTCCCTTGGTGTCAATTTCAAAGGAAACACTTATTGGTGTGCTACAAAGaggaatttatataatgatAGTGATCTTGTCGATCACATAATCTGTTTCgattttacaagagagagatttggaccgcTTTTAGCTCTACCACCTAGCGTTTGGGATCATGAATATGAATATGTGACCTTATCTTGTGTTAGGGAAGAGAAGCTTGCAGCTTTGTTTCAGCACTACGAAACAGAATGGAATGAGTTTGAGATATGGATTACGACTAAGATTGATGTCGAAATGGTGTCGTGGAGCAAGTTCTTGAGAATGGAGACGGGGACTAGGCTACATGATCTCCCACATATATATGAAGGTTTCTTCATCGACGAGGAGAAGAAACTCGCCATGGGTTTTGAAGATGAGTATGATCGCAGAACATTTATCATCATTGGAGAGGCTGGATACGTACGAAAATTTGATATCGGAGTAGATGTAGACAGAGAATGTTGGCCACATGGGTGCGGCTCTTACGTGCCAAGTTTGGTCCGAATCAAGAAACCTGCACGAGGCAAGAGGAAAAGACAAAGCAGTTTAGAAAAGCGTCGGTTTGATCAAAACAAGTCGAGACTTGAAGCATTTGAAAAGTTAGGAGTCTAG
- the LOC104785622 gene encoding peroxidase 22-like, whose product MGFSPSFSCSTLGALILGCLLFQASNSNAQLRPDFYFGTCPPVFDIIGNTIVDALQTDPRIAASILRLHFHDCFVRGCDASILLDNSTSFRTEKDAAPNANSVRGFDVIDRMKAALERACPRTVSCADMLTIASQISVLLSGGPWWPVPLGRRDSLEAFFDLANTALPSPFFNLTQLKTAFADVGLNRASDLVALSGGHTFGKAQCQFVTPRLYNFNGTNRPDPTLNPTYLTELRRLCPQNGNGTVLVNFDPVTPNAFDSQYYTNLRNGKGLIQSDQELFSTPGADTIPLVNQYSSNMSVFFQAFVDAMIRMGNLRPLTGTQGEIRQNCRVVNSRIRVVENDDGVVSSI is encoded by the exons ATGGGGTTTTCTCCTTCATTTTCTTGTAGTACTTTGGGTGCCCTAATATTGGGTTGCCTTCTGTTCCAAGCATCAAACTCTAATGCTCAGTTGAGGCCTGACTTCTACTTCGGGACTTGCCCACCTGTTTTTGATATCATTGGGAATACCATCGTTGATGCACTGCAGACTGATCCTCGTATTGCCGCGAGCATCCTTCGTCTTCACTTCCATGACTGTTTTGTTCGG GGTTGTGATGCATCAATCTTGCTTGACAATTCGACATCATTCCGGACAGAGAAAGATGCTGCTCCAAATGCAAATTCAGTTCGAGGGTTCGATGTCATAGATAGAATGAAAGCAGCCCTTGAGAGAGCTTGCCCGAGAACGGTGTCTTGTGCAGATATGCTCACCATCGCCTCTCAAATATCAGTGCTTTTG tCGGGAGGTCCATGGTGGCCAGTACCGTTGGGGAGGAGAGACAGTTTAGAAGCTTTCTTCGACCTGGCTAATACAGCTCTTCCCTCTCCATTTTTCAATCTTACTCAACTTAAAACTGCTTTTGCTGACGTTGGTCTAAACCGCGCCTCGGATCTAGTCGCTCTTTCTG GTGGTCACACTTTTGGAAAAGCACAGTGCCAATTCGTGACACCTCGTCTTTACAACTTCAATGGAACAAACAGACCAGACCCAACTCTGAACCCAACTTACCTCACTGAACTCCGTCGATTGTGCCCTCAAAACGGGAACGGCACCGTTCTAGTCAACTTCGATCCCGTGACTCCAAACGCTTTCGATAGTCAATACTACACCAATCTTCGTAATGGCAAAGGTCTGATTCAAAGTGACCAAGAACTCTTCTCGACTCCAGGAGCCGATACGATCCCACTAGTAAACCAATACAGCAGCAACATGTCCGTGTTCTTTCAAGCATTCGTTGACGCAATGATCAGGATGGGTAATCTTAGACCTTTGACTGGAACCCAAGGCGAGATAAGACAAAACTGTAGGGTTGTGAATTCACGAATTAGAGTTGTGGAGAACGACGATGGTGTTGTGAGTTCTATTTGA
- the LOC104785617 gene encoding uncharacterized protein LOC104785617, protein MPMGKKHLSISSLNYQSEDNNCKNSLFFGLFDDHESTRLRSGSMKRQYSDMGDSYHRVYEEQNDDVDYNGDGDGDDDERSKMDMKVLMVLEYMRELYVGQLQLLKEMFPGGAKDEFVGFFNKIGDAVTQIKQDSRPPPTKSMTMQRSLSARSPRVTSKGVNLGPSDLRDERFKVTTVNAGGAGGAGGAAGGDKGGSTAGQGQTKK, encoded by the coding sequence ATGCCTATGGGGAAGAAACATCTTAGCATCAGCTCTCTGAATTACCAATCCGAAGACAACAACTGCAAGAACAGTCTCTTCTTCGGATTGTTCGATGACCATGAATCCACAAGGCTAAGAAGTGGGAGTATGAAGAGACAATACAGCGACATGGGAGATAGCTACCACAGAGTTTATGAAGAACAAAACGATGATGTTGATTATAATGGAGATGGTGATGGTGACGATGATGAGAGATCAAAGATGGACATGAAAGTCTTAATGGTATTGGAGTATATGAGAGAGCTTTACGTGGGACAACTTCAGCTGCTGAAAGAGATGTTTCCAGGTGGAGCTAAAGACgagtttgttggtttttttaacaaaattggtGACGCTGTGACCCAAATCAAACAAGATTCTCGTCCTCCTCCTACAAAGTCAATGACTATGCAAAGGAGTCTCAGTGCTCGTTCGCCACGTGTCACCTCTAAAGGGGTTAATTTGGGTCCATCAGATCTAAGAGATGAAAGGTTTAAAGTCACAACGGTTAATGCTGGTGGTGCGGGTGGAGCTGGAGGTGCTGCCGGAGGAGATAAAGGTGGCTCGACAGCTGGTCAGGGTCAGACCAAGAAGTAA
- the LOC104785619 gene encoding TOM1-like protein 2: MASSSASATVAVDKATSDLLLGPDWTTNMEICDSVNSLHWQAKDVVKAVKKRLQHKSSRVQLLALTLLETLVKNCGDYLHHQVAEKNLLGELVKIVKKKADMQVRDKILVLLDSWQQAFGGPEGKFPHYYWAYDELRRSGVEFPRRSPDASPIITPPVSHPPLRQPQGGYGVPQGGYGVPQGGYGIPPAGYGVPQAGYGIPQAGYGAPQAGYGVPQVGYGMPSGSSRRLDEAMATEIEGLSFSSLESMRDVMDLLGDMLQAVDPSDRAAVKDEVIVDLVERCRSNQKKLMQMLTSTGDDELLGRGLDLNDSLQILLAKHDAIASGTPLPVQVSGSPLLLQASKPGDASPKSSEAKDSSSIAGSSSPIPATVSTGKSPIDENYEEEEDEFAQLARRHSKPPASVTTDPTSSESDNAASNALALALPDPPPPVNTTKEQDMIDLLSLTLCTPSTPPPPSSQPSPPPPAVSDQNTHIYPQPRPQFDSYVAPWAQPQQQQGYSQNQQPQQQQGYSQHQQPQQQQGYSQPQPQQGYSQPQQTQQGYSQSQQQTQFQMQPSTRPQNPYEYPPPPWASTSANAYYTPRANASASYTDTSAGRSLQQSNSFPTRAGDPQATSAASNPGVTVGQKPFVPSYRLFEDLDVFGSADGKHNKPTNSSNGSQSLSGSQTQQSMIGGRKMI; encoded by the exons ATGGCGTCGTCTTCAGCTTCGGCGACGGTGGCTGTTGATAAAGCTACCAGCGATCTTTTGTTAGGTCCTGATTGGACTACCAATATGGAAATTTGCGATTCCGTCAATTCTCTTCACTG GCAGGCGAAAGATGTAGTTAAAGCTGTTAAGAAGAGGCTACAGCATAAGAGTTCTAGAGTTCAACTACTTGCTCTTACG CTTTTGGAGACGTTAGTGAAGAACTGTGGAGATTATTTGCACCATCAAGTTGCAGAGAAAAACTTGTTAGGGGAATTGGTCAAGATTGTGAAAAAGAAG GCGGATATGCAAGTTAGAGATAAGATATTGGTCTTGCTGGACTCTTGGCAGCAAGCTTTTGGTGGTCCAGAGGGAAAATTCCCGCATTATTATTGGGCATACGATGAGTTAAGG CGTTCTGGAGTTGAATTCCCTAGGCGTTCACCTGATGCGTCCCCTATAATAACACCACCAGTGAGTCATCCACCGTTAAGACAGCCTCAGGGGGGATATGGAGTACCTCAGGGGGGATATGGAGTACCTCAAGGTGGTTATGGAATACCTCCAGCTGGCTATGGAGTACCTCAAGCGGGTTATGGAATACCTCAAGCAGGTTATGGAGCACCTCAAGCGGGTTATGGAGTTCCTCAAGTAGGTTATGGAATGCCCAGCGGTTCGTCGAGAAGGCTTGATGAAGCAATGGCAACTGAGATTGAAGGCTTAAG TTTTTCAAGTCTTGAGTCCATGAGGGATGTGATGGATCTCTTGGGCGACATGCTACAAGCTGTGGATCCCAGTGATCGTGCG GCTGTGAAAGATGAGGTCATTGTTGACTTGGTCGAGCGTTGTCGTTCCAATCAGAAAAAGCTGATGCAGATGCTAACCTCCACTGG GGATGATGAACTTTTGGGTCGGGGACTTGATCTAAACGACAGTCTTCAAATTCTGCTAGCTAAGCATGATGCAATAGCTTCTGGTACTCCTCTGCCAGTTCAGGTTTCTGGTTCTCCTCTGTTACTTCAGGCTTCTAAACCTGGTGATGCGAGCCCTAAATCTTCTGAAGCTAAAGATTCGAGTTCCATAGCTGGTTCTAGTTCCCCAATACCAGCCACTGTGTCTACGGGGAAAAGCCCAATTGATGAAAATTacgaagaggaggaagatgagtTTGCGCAATTAGCTCGAAG GCATTCCAAACCGCCAGCATCTGTGACTACAGACCCCACCAGTTCAGAGTCTGATAATGCTGCAAGCAATGCTCTTGCTCTTGCTCTGCCTGACCCGCCTCCTCCAGTGAACACCACAAAGGAACAAGACATGATTGACCTATTGAGTTTGACACTGTGTACACCGTCAACTCCACCGCCTCCATCCTCTCagccttctcctcctcctcccgcTGTCTCAGATCAAAACACCCATATCTATCCACAGCCTCGACCACAGTTTGATAGCTATGTTGCTCCATGGGCACAACCCCAGCAACAGCAGGGCTATTCTCAAAATCAACAACCACAACAGCAGCAGGGCTATTCTCAACAtcaacaacctcaacagcaGCAGGGATATTCTCAACCTCAACCGCAACAGGGTTATTCTCAACCGCAACAGACACAGCAGGGCTATTCTCAATCGCAACAGCAAACACAATTCCAGATGCAACCGTCAACTCGGCCTCAGAACCCGTATGAATATCCGCCTCCACCATGGGCTTCAACATCAGCGAATGCTTACTATACTCCACGGGCTAATGCAAGTGCGTCATACACAGACACATCGGCTGGGAGATCACTGCAGCAATCCAACTCATTCCCTACAAGAGCCGGAGATCCCCAGGCAACTTCAGCTGCTAGCAATCCAGGAGTAACTGTAGGACAGAAGCCGTTTGTTCCATCCTACAGATTGTTTGAAGATCTGGATGTGTTCGGGAGCGCAGATGGGAAGCATAATAAACCGACGAACAGTAGTAATGGTTCTCAAAGCTTGTCTGGGTCTCAGACGCAGCAGAGTATGATAGGAGGAAGGaaaatgatttaa
- the LOC104788918 gene encoding uncharacterized protein LOC104788918, which yields MASFNHSWLSSPLADTPSFFSSPSPKPTSLKLSVFRTRSNSSSSERSSEVEVDVDPVKLALKKAEAYKKSKSEVEERDKNASDEVLPLSVKAAMQKANDYKKRKELGTDVVEEPKPSSTEQSLVRSSNKVVEDNDVKKKEVKVSSIDFMGLGFADKRSTRGLPAGLVPVVDYLPEGGDLPEVEFIVGDKTRFAEKENDVKQEGDGNSDVYKPKVSTWGVFPRPSNISKTFGGGRTLQPGDSVETAEERIAREAQTKKMLAAYKKSIGLNIDPKLKLECEKAIEKGNSLMDSGKLKEALPYYEKVMEKIVFKSELHGQAALQWSICQDSLRKEDKARGMYEKLLSHPNPGVSKKARQFMFSFQAMEMLKVKGSSYMEGNTGYQNYFEAFVKDNVNYKAQEDNEREAMGIDETLLYVILLASPILMVFVVAAQRGNMH from the exons ATGGCTTCTTTCAACCACTCTTGGCTCTCTTCTCCACTAGCCGATACTCCCTCTTTCTTCTCGTCTCCATCTCCAAAACCAACATCCTTGAAACTCTCTGTTTTCCGAACTCGGAGCAACTCGTCCTCGTCGGAACGCTCGTCGGAGGTTGAGGTCGACGTCGATCCCGTGAAGCTAGCTTTGAAGAAAGCAGAAGCTTATAAGAAATCGAAATCAGAGGTAGAAGAGCGAGATAAAAATGCTAGTGATGAAGTATTGCCACTCTCGGTTAAGGCTGCTATGCAAAAAGCTAATGAttataagaaaaggaaagagcTTGGAACTGATGTTGTCGAGGAACCTAAACCCA GTAGTACAGAGCAAAGTCTTGTTAGATCATCAAATAAGGTTGTTGAAGATAATGATGTTAAGAAGAAAGAGGTGAAAGTCTCCAGTATTGATTTCATGGGGCTTGGCTTTGCTGATAAGAGAAGCACAAGAGGGCTTCCAGCTGGACTTGTTCCTGTTGTAGACTATCTTCCTGAAGGAGGAGACTTACCTGAGGTGGAGTTTATTGTTGGTGATAAAACAAGATTTGCGGAGAAAGAGAATGATGTCAAGCAAGAAGGAGATGGAAACTCTGATGTGTATAAGCCCAAAGTTTCAACGTGGGGAGTTTTCCCAAGACCTAGCAACATCTCCAAGACG tttggTGGTGGAAGGACTCTCCAACCGGGGGATTCAGTTGAAACCGCTGAAGAGAGGATTGCGAGAGAAGCACAGACAAAGAAAATGCTCGCTGCCTACAAGAAATCAATCGGACTGAATATTGATCCCAAACTCAAACTTGAGTGTGAGAAG GCAATAGAGAAAGGGAACTCTCTTATGGATTCGGGGAAACTCAAGGAAGCTTTGCCATACTATGAAAAGGTCATGGAGAAAATAGTTTTTAAG AGTGAGCTTCATGGACAAGCGGCTTTGCAGTGGTCTATATGTCAGGATTCACTTCGAAA GGAAGATAAGGCAAGGGGCATGTATGAGAAGCTTCTATCCCACCCAAATCCGGGAGTGAGCAAGAAAGCGAGGCAGTTCATGTTCAGTTTCCAG GCAATGGAGATGCTGAAGGTGAAGGGGTCGAGCTACATGGAGGGAAACACTGGTTATCAGAACTACTTTGAAGCCTTTGTCAAAGATAATGTGAATTATAAAGCGCAAGAGGATAATGAAAGAGAGGCAATGGGTATAGATGAGACACTCCTATATGTGATTCTGCTTGCGTCTCCGATTCTAATGGTCTTTGTTGTGGCTGCACAGAGAGGGAATATGCACTGA
- the LOC104785618 gene encoding putative F-box protein At5g41510, protein MTTTMVSNLLRYLIEEIISWLPLKSMKAVRLTCKSWDDLSKSESFRKKHIGKATRKGESMMIAMMPNNLYLMSGFVDEVDPSIEHKGQISFPSKQVSIDRLFHYEDLILCILKDVTRIVVWNPYLGQTRWINLRFSHRPYIWDSFSYGLGYEDKESCRSLKLLRFVDFLARAPEEQFFWYEIYNFDTGLWTTLDVAPHWRIYCSSSSVSLKGNSYWCAAERSAEGFTDRIICFDFTRERFGPLLPLPSCVRDRHYEYVTLSCVKEEKIAALFHHHDLYDYEIWITIKIEVEIVSWSKFLRIVDPSRKIDFPIGFFIDEKKKVFMSFGTQYKCEDRGLRERYINVGGEAGHVTKLDPGVPANELCRPDVCSYVPSVIQIKKPVRGKRIEQSHLEKRLCDQNRLRLAAFDKLLKKQNHIGFTV, encoded by the coding sequence atgacgacgacgatggTCTCCAATCTTCTAAGATATTTGATAGAGGAGATTATTTCATGGCTTCCCTTGAAATCCATGAAAGCAGTGCGTTTAACTTGCAAAAGTTGGGACGATTTATCCAAAAGTGAGAGCTTTAGGAAGAAGCACATTGGCAAAGCCACAAGAAAAGGTGAGTCTATGATGATCGCCATGATGCCTAACAATCTCTATCTAATGAGCGGCTTCGTCGACGAAGTTGATCCATCTATAGAGCATAAAGGTCAAATTAGCTTCCCGAGCAAACAAGTAAGCATAGATCGACTCTTCCACTATGAGGATTTAATTTTATGCATCTTGAAAGACGTTACTAGGATTGTGGTTTGGAATCCGTATTTGGGGCAAACAAGATGGATCAACCTCAGATTCTCTCACCGTCCATACATATGGGACTCATTTTCTTATGGTCTCGGATACGAGGATAAGGAATCTTGTCGTAGCCTTAAATTGTTGAGGTTTGTAGATTTTCTTGCAAGAGCGCCCGAAGAGCAATTTTTTTGGTACGAAATCTACAATTTTGATACTGGTTTATGGACAACTCTTGACGTCGCTCCACACTGGAGGATATATTGTTCAAGCAGTAGCGTTTCTCTTAAGGGAAACAGTTACTGGTGTGCAGCAGAACGAAGCGCAGAAGGTTTTACGGATCGcataatctgttttgattttacaagagagagatttgggccGCTTCTGCCTCTGCCATCTTGCGTTAGGGATCGTCACTATGAATATGTGACTTTATCTtgtgttaaagaagagaagattgcAGCTTTATTTCACCACCACGATTTATATGATTATGAGATATGGATTACAATTAAGATTGAGGTCGAAATAGTGTCGTGGAGCAAGTTCTTGAGAATAGTGGATCCGAGCCGTAAGATAGATTTTCCTATTGGTTTCTTTATtgacgagaagaagaaagttttcaTGAGTTTTGGTACGCAATATAAATGTGAGGATCGCGGCCTTCGCGAAAGATATATTAACGTAGGTGGAGAGGCTGGACACGTAACAAAATTGGATCCTGGAGTACCTGCAAATGAGTTATGTAGGCCAGATgtgtgctcttatgttccaagtgtGATCCAAATCAAGAAGCCTGTACGAGGCAAAAGAATAGAACAAAGCCATTTAGAAAAGCGTCTATGTGATCAAAACAGGTTGAGACTTGCCGCATTTGACAAGCTattgaagaagcaaaatcaTATTGGTTTTACCGTATGA
- the LOC104785623 gene encoding peroxidase 23-like encodes MGFSPSFSCSAMGALILGCLLLQASNSNAQLRPDFYFRTCPSVFSIIGDTIVEELRSDPRIAASILRLHFHDCFVRGCDASILLDNSTSFRTEKDAAPNANSVRGFNVIDRMKAALERACPRTVSCADMLTIASQISVLLSGGPWWPVPLGRRDSVEAFFDLANTALPSPFFNLTQLKAAFADVGLNRASDLVALSGGHTFGKAQCQFVTPRLYNFNGTNRPDPTLNPTYLTELRRLCPRNGNGTVLVDFDSVTPTAFDRQYYTNLRNGKGLIQSDQELFSTPGADTIPLVNQYSSSTFVFFRAFVEAMIRMGNLRPLTGTQGEIRQNCRVVNSRRIRVVENDEGAVSSI; translated from the exons ATGGGGTTTTCACCTTCATTTTCTTGCAGTGCTATGGGAGCCCTAATATTGGGTTGCCTTCTGCTTCAAGCATCAAACTCTAATGCTCAGTTGAGGCCTGACTTCTACTTCAGGACTTGCCCATCTGTTTTCAGCATCATTGGGGATACCATCGTCGAGGAACTGCGGAGTGATCCTCGTATTGCCGCGAGCATCCTTCGTCTTCACTTCCATGATTGCTTTGTTCGT GGTTGTGATGCATCGATCTTGCTAGACAATTCCACATCATTCCGGACCGAGAAAGATGCTGCTCCAAACGCAAATTCGGTTCGAGGGTTCAATGTCATAGATAGAATGAAAGCAGCCCTTGAGAGAGCTTGCCCGAGAACGGTGTCTTGTGCAGATATGCTTACCATCGCCTCTCAAATATCAGTGCTTTTG TCGGGAGGTCCATGGTGGCCGGTACCGTTGGGGAGGAGAGACAGCGTAGAAGCTTTCTTCGATTTGGCTAATACAGCTCTTCCCTCTCCATTTTTCAATCTTACTCAACTTAAAGCTGCTTTTGCTGACGTTGGCCTTAACCGCGCTTCGGATCTAGTCGCTCTTTCTG GTGGTCACACATTTGGAAAAGCACAATGCCAATTCGTGACACCTCGTCTCTACAACTTCAACGGAACCAACAGACCAGACCCAACTCTGAACCCAACTTACCTCACCGAGCTCCGTCGATTATGCCCTCGAAACGGCAACGGCACCGTTCTTGTCGACTTCGATTCCGTGACTCCAACCGCTTTCGATAGGCAATACTACACCAACCTTCGTAACGGGAAAGGTCTGATTCAAAGTGACCAAGAACTCTTCTCGACTCCAGGAGCCGACACGATCCCACTAGTAAACCAATACAGCAGCAGCACGTTCGTGTTCTTCCGAGCATTCGTTGAGGCAATGATCAGGATGGGAAATCTTAGACCATTGACTGGAACGCAAGGCGAGATAAGACAGAACTGTAGGGTTGTGAATTCACGAAGAATTAGGGTTGTGGAGAACGACGAGGGTGCTGTGAGTTCTATTTGA
- the LOC104785624 gene encoding WEB family protein At2g38370-like has product MAESLEPDTVIEPVSLNHDSDLSNGRAEIDTSAPFESVREAATRFGGFGFWKPNKVPEASQENVEEVDIIELKAQAAELQNDLILKESETLEVLKELEATKATVSKLQQRNKAYEEDTLREQVHGQSKPAGLVLKDLNQAKMNLCKIASIRESVEQLKKKLNEERAALEKTRERLMQKSLKVISLEEEEVRVRFAKDGETSEKDLENNALGMLNEVQRLSGEAQEVKKIGENAQSEVVKAMTEIECTRDKIRTAKIRLVAARKMKEAARAAEAVAIAEIEAVTGSKNADKAKAVTISAEEYAVLARSVRDAEEEARKRVEDAMSRVEEANVSKTDVLKKVDEAAQEIETSKRALEEAVERVDAANASKIEAEEALRNWRSSENGQRRRLSSSVNNTSKFKSKRETTRLMDVNGLNLAYDAFEGSSSSSSVPVLKPTMSIGQILSKKLLLAEDSDMNVASERKKMSLGQMLAKNSSSDKIVSKRSDGKENGKWSATRKRKSFGFAKISVLLNKESKNKKKKKKIALN; this is encoded by the exons ATGGCCGAATCCCTAGAACCCGACACTGTGATAGAGCCGGTGAGCTTGAACCATGACTCGGATCTCTCCAATGGCCGAGCCGAGATCGACACTTCAGCGCCTTTCGAGTCTGTGAGAGAAGCAGCCACTCGATTCGGCGGTTTCGGTTTCTGGAAACCTAACAAAGTCCCAGAAGCTTCTCAG GAAAATGTGGAAGAAGTTGATATCATTGAACTCAAAGCACAAGCTGCTGAGCTACAGAACGATCTGATTTTGAAAGAAAGCGAGACGCTTGAGGTGTTGAAGGAGCTTGAGGCGACTAAAGCCACAGTTTCAAAGCTGCAGCAGAGGAATAAAGCTTATGAGGAAGATACATTGAGAGAACAAGTTCACGGTCAGAGCAAACCAGCGGGTCTGGTACTGAAGGATTTAAATCAGGCAAAGATGAATTTGTGCAAGATTGCAAGTATACGCGAATCTGTGGAgcagttgaagaagaaactgaatgaGGAGAGGGCTGCACTTGAGAAGACACGCGAAAGACTTATGCAGAAGTCTCTCAAGGTGATTTCTTTAGAGGAAGAGGAAGTGAGAGTAAGATTTGCGAAGGATGGTGAAACGAGCGAGAAAGATCTTGAGAATAATGCGTTGGGAATGTTGAATGAGGTTCAAAGACTGAGCGGTGAAGCTCAAGAGGTTAAGAAAATAGGAGAGAATGCACAGTCTGAAGTTGTGAAAGCAATGACTGAGATTGAATGCACAAGAGACAAGATTAGAACAGCTAAGATAAGGTTAGTGGCTGCAAGAAAAATGAAGGAAGCGGCCAGAGCTGCTGAGGCGGTTGCAATAGCAGAGATTGAGGCTGTTACTGGAAGTAAAAACGCTGACAAAGCCAAGGCTGTGACTATCTCTGCTGAAGAGTATGCTGTGCTAGCTCGTAGTGTTAGAGATGCAGAGGAAGAGGCGAGGAAGCGAGTGGAAGATGCAATGTCGAGAGTTGAAGAAGCGAATGTTTCAAAGACGGATGTTCTTAAGAAAGTAGACGAAGCGGCTCAAGAAATTGAAACCAGCAAGAGGGCATTGGAGGAAGCTGTGGAGAGAGTTGACGCTGCAAATGCTTCAAAGATCGAAGCAGAAGAGGCGCTGCGAAACTGGCGGTCATCAGAGAATGGACAGAGGAGAAGATTATCTTCTTCGGTGAACAACACTTCCAAGTTCAAGAGCAAAAGGGAGACAACGCGTCTGATGGATGTAAACGGTCTGAATCTGGCATACGATGCTTTTGAAgggtcatcatcatcttcgtcagTGCCTGTCTTGAAGCCAACAATGTCAATCGGGCAAATACTCAGCAAGAAGCTACTTCTTGCAGAGGATTCAGATATGAATGTTGCTAGCGAGAGAAAGAAAATGTCGTTGGGCCAGATGCTGGCAAAGAACAGCAGTAGTGATAAAATTGTAAGCAAGAGGAGTGATGGGAAAGAGAATGGGAAATGGTCGGCTActcgaaagagaaagagttttggATTTGCTAAGATCTCTGTGTTGTTGAACAAAGAgagcaagaacaagaagaagaagaaaaagatagcTTTGAACTGA